The following proteins are encoded in a genomic region of Ictalurus punctatus breed USDA103 chromosome 15, Coco_2.0, whole genome shotgun sequence:
- the syap1 gene encoding synapse-associated protein 1 isoform X2 — protein sequence MFKSWGTWLGIESTPGHKIDGLRAEETCGSEQDAENNSEVNKHECNEKVGENQPILQQAKGLSGYILNFASSATKKITDSVAETASTIKKTVEEGNIDGLIDKTILGDFQKEQEKFVQEKNAKKSDAAVPPWVGYSEEETIQQQILALSADKRNFLRDPPAGVQFHFHVEQMYPIALVMLQEDEILNRMRFDLVPKHVKEEVFWRNYFYRVSLIKQSAQLTALAAQQQAAERREDDKNGADPQSENTSESRRPKTPPTTINAKPKSNEHHEEEEISTSPGVSEFVSDAFDSCNINQEDLRKGMEQLVLDKKTEDDTSEWERELQQELQEYEVVAEADNQDENWDREIEEMLQAD from the exons ATGTTTAAAAGCTGGGGGACGTGGCTCGGAATCGAGTCCACACCCGGACATAAAATAGACGGACTCCGGGCCGAGGAAACATGCGGAAGTGAACAGGACGCAGAAAATAATAGTGAAGTAAACAAACACGAGTGCAACGAGAAAGTGGGAGAAAACCAGCCGATTCTGCAGCAAGCCAAAGGCCTGAGTG GATACATTCTGAACTTTGCGAGCAGCGCTACAAAGAAGATTACGGACTCGGTGGCTGAAACCGCAAGCACCATCAAGAAGACTGTGGAGGAAGGAAACATCGACGGGCTCATCGACAAG ACCATTCTGGGAGATTTCCAGAAGGAACAGGAAAAGTTTGTTCAGGAGAAGAATGCTAAGAAATCAG ATGCAGCAGTGCCTCCCTGGGTGGGCTACAGTGAGGAGGAGACCATTCAGCAGCAGATCTTAGCTTTATCAGCT GACAAGAGGAACTTCCTTCGTGATCCTCCGGCTGGTGTGCAGTTCCACTTTCATGTTGAGCAGATGTATCCCATCGCTCTGGTCATGCTGCAGGAAGACGAGATTCTCAACAGGATGCGCTTCGACCTGGTTCCGAAACa TGTGAAAGAGGAGGTGTTCTGGAGGAACTATTTCTACCGGGTGTCTCTCATTAAGCAGTCGGCCCAGCTCACGGCGTTGGCAGCACAGCAGCAGGCTGCggagaggagagaggatgaCAAGAACGGAGCCGATCCACAGAGCGAGAACACGTCAG aatcCAGAAGACCAAAAACACCTCCTACAACCATCAACGCCAAGCCAAAGTCCAATGAG CAtcatgaggaggaggagatctCGACCAGCCCTGGCGTGTCTGAGTTCGTAAGTGACGCGTTCGACTCATGTAACATAAACCAGGAGGACTTGAGGAAGGGGATGGAGCAGCTGGTGCTGGATAAGAAAACCGAGGACG ACACGTCTGAGTGGGAGCGGGAGCTGCAGCAGGAGTTGCAGGAGTACGAGGTGGTGGCCGAGGCAGATAACCAAGATGAAAATTGGGACCGTGAGATTGAAGAGATGTTGCAGGCTGACTAG
- the syap1 gene encoding synapse-associated protein 1 isoform X1, giving the protein MFKSWGTWLGIESTPGHKIDGLRAEETCGSEQDAENNSEVNKHECNEKVGENQPILQQAKGLSGYILNFASSATKKITDSVAETASTIKKTVEEGNIDGLIDKTILGDFQKEQEKFVQEKNAKKSDAAVPPWVGYSEEETIQQQILALSADKRNFLRDPPAGVQFHFHVEQMYPIALVMLQEDEILNRMRFDLVPKHVKEEVFWRNYFYRVSLIKQSAQLTALAAQQQAAERREDDKNGADPQSENTSESRRPKTPPTTINAKPKSNEHHEEEEISTSPGVSEFVSDAFDSCNINQEDLRKGMEQLVLDKKTEDEDTSEWERELQQELQEYEVVAEADNQDENWDREIEEMLQAD; this is encoded by the exons ATGTTTAAAAGCTGGGGGACGTGGCTCGGAATCGAGTCCACACCCGGACATAAAATAGACGGACTCCGGGCCGAGGAAACATGCGGAAGTGAACAGGACGCAGAAAATAATAGTGAAGTAAACAAACACGAGTGCAACGAGAAAGTGGGAGAAAACCAGCCGATTCTGCAGCAAGCCAAAGGCCTGAGTG GATACATTCTGAACTTTGCGAGCAGCGCTACAAAGAAGATTACGGACTCGGTGGCTGAAACCGCAAGCACCATCAAGAAGACTGTGGAGGAAGGAAACATCGACGGGCTCATCGACAAG ACCATTCTGGGAGATTTCCAGAAGGAACAGGAAAAGTTTGTTCAGGAGAAGAATGCTAAGAAATCAG ATGCAGCAGTGCCTCCCTGGGTGGGCTACAGTGAGGAGGAGACCATTCAGCAGCAGATCTTAGCTTTATCAGCT GACAAGAGGAACTTCCTTCGTGATCCTCCGGCTGGTGTGCAGTTCCACTTTCATGTTGAGCAGATGTATCCCATCGCTCTGGTCATGCTGCAGGAAGACGAGATTCTCAACAGGATGCGCTTCGACCTGGTTCCGAAACa TGTGAAAGAGGAGGTGTTCTGGAGGAACTATTTCTACCGGGTGTCTCTCATTAAGCAGTCGGCCCAGCTCACGGCGTTGGCAGCACAGCAGCAGGCTGCggagaggagagaggatgaCAAGAACGGAGCCGATCCACAGAGCGAGAACACGTCAG aatcCAGAAGACCAAAAACACCTCCTACAACCATCAACGCCAAGCCAAAGTCCAATGAG CAtcatgaggaggaggagatctCGACCAGCCCTGGCGTGTCTGAGTTCGTAAGTGACGCGTTCGACTCATGTAACATAAACCAGGAGGACTTGAGGAAGGGGATGGAGCAGCTGGTGCTGGATAAGAAAACCGAGGACG aAGACACGTCTGAGTGGGAGCGGGAGCTGCAGCAGGAGTTGCAGGAGTACGAGGTGGTGGCCGAGGCAGATAACCAAGATGAAAATTGGGACCGTGAGATTGAAGAGATGTTGCAGGCTGACTAG